The Thermococcus sp. EP1 sequence AACTTCCACTTTTTGGAACTTCGTACATGGAGATGAGAGACAATATAATTGCCAAAAGCAAAAATAATAGGCCTACTCTTATTAAACGGTACTTTATGGCATCCATGAAAGTTACCATGAAACCACCCACAACTCATTATTCAAAGCAAAATATAAAGATTAAGGTAAGAGAAGAGAACTAAATCTTTCCAGCTAGCCAGCACTCAACCCAGTGTTCGTGTTCATACTCGACTAATTGAGGATGTTTGACGTCACAAAGTCCTTTTTCCATGTAGAGACATCTTGGGTGGAATCTGCATCCTGGTGGAATATTAGCTGCATTTGGAACTTCACCTTTAATTGGAACCTCTTTGATAATGTTTCTCCTCTCTGGTATTGGTTCTGGAACAGCAGCTAATAATGCCCTGGTATAGGGGTGGATTGGATTATCGATAACGACCTTTGCTGGACCCATTTCAACTATTCTTCCTAGGTACATCACTGCGATATGATCTGCGAAGTATCTTGCTGTTGAAAGATCGTGTGTAATGTAGAGGTATGTAACACCCATCTTTTCTTTAAGCTCCTTCATTAGTTCAAGAATTTCTGCTCTAATTGAAACATCAAGCATTGAAACTGGCTCGTCTGCAACAATGAATGTTGGGTTGAGGATTAATGATCTTGCTATTGCCACTCTTTGTCTCTGACCACCTGAGAGCATGTGTGGATGTCTCCCTACGTAGTCCTCAGGTGGGACTATCTTTACCATTTCAAGGGCTTTATAGATGAGCTCTTCTCTTTCAGCTTTAGTCTCGCCAATACCGTGGATTAATAGTGGTTCTTCCAAAACGTTGTATATTCTGAATCTTGGGTTCATTGAAGAGAATGGGTCTTGGTATATCATTTGGACTTTTCTTCTATACGCCTTTATCTCTTCTTGAGTTTTTAGTTCGGTTACATCCTGTCCCTCTAAGTATATCCTACCATCAGTTGGTTCAAGAAGCTTCATTACTAGCTTTCCAGTAGTAGTTTTTCCACATCCGCTCTCTCCTACTAGAGCAAAGACCTCTTGCTTATTGACCTCAAAATTAACTCCATCGACAGCTCTGACAAATCTTTGTGCCTCTCCCCTAAGTCCCGCTAGTAATCCTCTCTTAATTGGGAAGTGTTTTTTGAGATTTTCAACTTTTAATACAGGCTCCGCCATTTTTCATCCCTCACAACAACCAGCATGCAGCATAGTGGTCTTTTTCAATTTCTTTCAACTCTGGAACTTGTTCTTTACATTGTTGCATTGCATATGGACATCTTGGGTGGAATCTGCATCCGCTTGGTGGCGTTATTAGGTTTGGTGGTTGACCTGGGATAAATTCCAGTCTTTCAACGTCTTCATGTAATCTTGGAATTGCAGAGAGGAGTTTTTGTGTATACGGGTGGGCAGGTTCATAGTAAATCTTCTCACTGTCACCGATTTCCACGATCTTTCCGGCATACATTATTGCTACCCTGTCACTAACTTCTGCTAAAATGCTCAGATCGTGGGTAATGAATATCATGGATAGACCAAGTTCCTTCTTTAATTTCTTCATGAGGTTTATGATTTGGGCTTGGACAACAACGTCTAGAGCAGTAGTGGGCTCGTCTGCAATGACAACCTCTGGGTCAAGCAGTAAAGCAGTTGCAATGACAACTCTTTGTTTCATACCACCACTAAGTTCGTGTGGATATCTATATACAATCTCTGGTGCAAGTCCTACCAGCTCTAAGTACTTCATAGCCCTGTCTAAGGCTTCTTCTTTTGTCATACCTTTATGGTAGATTAGTGGTTCTATCATTTGGTATCCTATTGTGTAAACGGGGTTCAATGCATTCATGGCACCTTGGAATATCATGGCGATCTTTTGCCACCTTACCTCTCTCCTAAGGACTTCTTCTGGTAATCCTACTATTTCTCTACCATCAATTTTTATGCTCCCACTGACAATTTTTCCTGGGGGTGTTGGCATTCCCATTAAAGTGAAACCTAAGGATGATTTTCCACATCCGCTCTCTCCTGCTAGCCCAAGCACTTCTCCTTTCTTGAGTTCAAAGGTGAGATTATCAACCGCTCTTACAGCACCTCGTGAAGTGAAGTAGTACATTTTAAGATCTTTAACTTCAAGTACATTCCTAGCCATTTTATCCACCTCACAGTCTCTTCAGTCTTGGGTTAAGGACTCTATCTAATGATATACCAATCAACACGAAGGTAAATGCTACCAAGGTGATTGCTAGCCCAGGTGGAATAACCCACCACCAATATCCGTTGATTGTAGCACTTTGTGTCTGAGCGTCATAGAGGATCTGCCCCCATGTAACTGCAGTTGGATCACCAAGTCCAAGGAAGCTGAGAGAAGCTTCTGTTAACACCGCTCCAGGAACGTTAAGGGCCATTGCAGCGAAAGCATAAGGCATGATTTGGGGCATTATGTGTTTGAAAATTATTCTTCCAGTACCAGCACCAAGGGCAATTGCTGCTTCTACGTATGTTTGCTCTTTAATCTGGAGAGCCATACTTCTGGCAACTTTTGCAATTCCAGTCCAGTAGAAGGCCACCATCAGGAATACTATTGTCCATAGGCTGACGTGTCCCTTAAAGGCTGCACCAAGGAGAATAAGTATTGGTAATGTTGGGATTGAGGCCCAGAATTCGTTAACTCTTTGCATGAACTCGTCTTTCCATCCTCCAAGATAGGCACTTGTAACTCCATAGAAAATACCAATAAGAACTGTAAGAACTGCCACTGTAACACCTACAGTAAGTGAAACTCTAGTTCCCCAGACGAGACCTGCCCATAAGTCTCTAGCTTTATAATCTGTTCCCATTAATCCATATGTTCTTCCTGAGAGCACGATTTCTGTGTTGCTTAGATCTACTTGATCTCCTTCTTTGAATGTGAATATATCTACTTGGAATGTGTATGTTCCTTTAAGGGCTTCTGGATTAGTGAGGATACCCTCCTGAGCTTTTGCAAATATTACCTTCATTGTGTCCATAGTGCTTTTGAGAGTCTCTCCACTCTCAGCGATCTTTTGGGGATCTTCAAATTCAGAGGCCCAACGGAATACGGTGTTTCTCACTTTTCCGTCTTTTGCTAACTGATATATAGAACCCTCTCTCAAGTCAGTGTTGAGTAGTTCAATTTTAACTCCATCTGGTCTTACAAGGGTTATTATGATTTGTGCTGGGGAGTTTAGGTCTGTAAGTTTGACTCCTATATTCCTTATGATGATGTCTGAAGGAGGCGTGTCATAATTATTTTCGTATGTAAACTCAAATCCATAATATTTCATTCCTCCGCCGATGTCTTCTCCTTCTGAGACTATTGTCAAATCATTGGATGTTAAAATTTCATGAGGGGCTAACTTCTTGGTAGTGAAATAATTATACCATACAGGTGGCACTGTGGTTGGATTTCCTTCCCAATATTGACCCCATTTTTTGGGAATATCT is a genomic window containing:
- a CDS encoding ABC transporter ATP-binding protein, whose product is MARNVLEVKDLKMYYFTSRGAVRAVDNLTFELKKGEVLGLAGESGCGKSSLGFTLMGMPTPPGKIVSGSIKIDGREIVGLPEEVLRREVRWQKIAMIFQGAMNALNPVYTIGYQMIEPLIYHKGMTKEEALDRAMKYLELVGLAPEIVYRYPHELSGGMKQRVVIATALLLDPEVVIADEPTTALDVVVQAQIINLMKKLKKELGLSMIFITHDLSILAEVSDRVAIMYAGKIVEIGDSEKIYYEPAHPYTQKLLSAIPRLHEDVERLEFIPGQPPNLITPPSGCRFHPRCPYAMQQCKEQVPELKEIEKDHYAACWLL
- a CDS encoding ABC transporter ATP-binding protein, which codes for MAEPVLKVENLKKHFPIKRGLLAGLRGEAQRFVRAVDGVNFEVNKQEVFALVGESGCGKTTTGKLVMKLLEPTDGRIYLEGQDVTELKTQEEIKAYRRKVQMIYQDPFSSMNPRFRIYNVLEEPLLIHGIGETKAEREELIYKALEMVKIVPPEDYVGRHPHMLSGGQRQRVAIARSLILNPTFIVADEPVSMLDVSIRAEILELMKELKEKMGVTYLYITHDLSTARYFADHIAVMYLGRIVEMGPAKVVIDNPIHPYTRALLAAVPEPIPERRNIIKEVPIKGEVPNAANIPPGCRFHPRCLYMEKGLCDVKHPQLVEYEHEHWVECWLAGKI
- a CDS encoding ABC transporter permease, coding for MRWVDVKASMKEFWFEFRRQKGGLFGLVLLFLLIVTALGAPYITEPDIPKKWGQYWEGNPTTVPPVWYNYFTTKKLAPHEILTSNDLTIVSEGEDIGGGMKYYGFEFTYENNYDTPPSDIIIRNIGVKLTDLNSPAQIIITLVRPDGVKIELLNTDLREGSIYQLAKDGKVRNTVFRWASEFEDPQKIAESGETLKSTMDTMKVIFAKAQEGILTNPEALKGTYTFQVDIFTFKEGDQVDLSNTEIVLSGRTYGLMGTDYKARDLWAGLVWGTRVSLTVGVTVAVLTVLIGIFYGVTSAYLGGWKDEFMQRVNEFWASIPTLPILILLGAAFKGHVSLWTIVFLMVAFYWTGIAKVARSMALQIKEQTYVEAAIALGAGTGRIIFKHIMPQIMPYAFAAMALNVPGAVLTEASLSFLGLGDPTAVTWGQILYDAQTQSATINGYWWWVIPPGLAITLVAFTFVLIGISLDRVLNPRLKRL